One Solanum lycopersicum chromosome 2, SLM_r2.1 genomic region harbors:
- the LOC101256711 gene encoding uncharacterized protein, which produces MSNLSKLEFVALDNSGKNYLSWVLDAEIHLAAKGLDATITQGNEASSQDKAKAMIFLRHHLDEGLKIEYLTVKDPLELWTDLKGRYDHLKATVLPRARYEWMHLRFQDFKTVIEYNSVVFRITSQLKLCGETIKDEDMLEKTLTTFHASNVILQQQYREKGFQKYSELISCLLVAEQHNALLMKNHEARPTGAAPLPEANVVEARDQSEVKRDDHRGYNNARGRGKDKRRYTNRQGGGHNKRENNMSSQNNPSKSNCRRCGMKGHWKNECRTHEHFVRLYQNSFKKKGNKSGASSSNARAESHMTLKDDDKPGTSQKYDKDIEANLALKDDVFDGLGDITHMEVDDFFGDRN; this is translated from the coding sequence atgtCGAATTTATCCAAACTTGAGTTTGTGGCATTAGATAATTCTGGAAAGAATTATCTTTCATGGGTACTCGATGCTGAGATTCACTTGGCTGCTAAAGGTCTTGATGCCACTATTACTCAGGGAAATGAAGCATCGAGTCAAGATAAGGCGAAGGCTATGATTTTCCTTCGTCATCATCTTGATGAGGGCCTGAAGATTGAATATCTGACGGTGAAAGATCCACTTGAATTGTGGACTGATTTAAAGGGGAGATATGACCACCTAAAGGCAACAGTGTTGCCAAGAGCTCGTTATGAGTGGATGCATTTACGGTTTCAAGATTTTAAGACCGTAATTGAATACAACTCTGTTGTATTCAGGATAACCTCCCAGTTGAAATTATGTGGGGAgactataaaagatgaggacatgTTGGAAAAGACACTTACTACTTTTCATGCCTCGAATGTGATATTGCAGCAGCAATATCGTGAAAAGGGTTTTCAGAAATATTCTGAACTAATCTCATGTCTTTTGGTGGCTGAGCAACATAATgctcttttaatgaaaaatcatgaagctCGTCCCACTGGAGCTGCTCCATTACCGGAGGCAAATGTGGTGGAAGCACGTGATCAATCTGAAGTAAAAAGAGATGATCATCGGGGCTATAATAATGCACGGGGACGTGGCAAAGATAAAAGACGATACACTAATCGTCAAGGTGGTGGTCATAATAAAAGGGAGAACAACATGAGTTCTCAAAATAACCCCTCAAAAAGTAATTGTCGTCGTTGTGGCATGAAAGGCCATTGGAAGAATGAATGTCGCACACATGAACATTTTGTAAGGCTCTATCAAAATTCctttaaaaagaaaggaaataaaagtggTGCTTCCTCTTCCAATGCTCGAGCTGAGTCACATATGACTCTTAAAGATGATGATAAGCCGGGAACatctcaaaaatatgataagGATATTGAAGCAAATTTGGCTTTAAAGGATGATGTTTTTGATGGCCTTGGTGACATTACTCATATGGAAGTTGATGACTTCTTTGGAGATCGAAACTGA